The Anopheles moucheti chromosome 3, idAnoMoucSN_F20_07, whole genome shotgun sequence genome contains the following window.
ATGGATAAGTTCCATTTCCGCCTATACTATCAGAGCTTAGATTTAGGTAGGCCGAGATTCTCGTCTAAGCATCTTTCAGTCTAAAAAGTGTTTAGTATACTAGTGTTTATGTCAATTGTAATTGATTTTTGCAACGAAAACATCATTTTAAATCTAAATCTAGTATCGGATTTAGTGGCAACGTCTCCTTTATTTCATAGCAGGaaattttgctttgtttcgatCACGATAAGGGTAAGATAAATGATTGAAAAACCTTGTTGTTGACTTTGCTAAGTCTTCTTTTTAAGTAGTGCTACAGCTGTTGTCATTCTTCACAACCCACTGGTTGGACTGCTCTAACAtcgtttaataaattttaaagcaCTGGTGGTAATGTCCTGTGGAATCTCAGCTAGGCTTACCAAGCTTCTAAAATTTGCAATAACCAACATCGCATCGTCGGATATCTATTCCTTGTTGAGAGGTCCAGAGTGATGGCCACATTTGTGTCCTTTTCGACCCGATTTGGGGGTGAAAACTTTCGAGACCATGCTCTATTAGTTACTCCTGCTGCTCCTGACATACGCTGACGGCAGAGACGTAATTGATTTACGGCTTTCTCATGTAACATATGGTCACCGAGGCGGAAAACCTAGGGTTGAAGTTTAACGAGTCAAAAATCAAAATGATGGTGACACTCACGGCAGTCCTGCTAACGAAGGCCATGAAGTGGCGTTGTACAGATAGGTACAGATGGCTTCTTTGGAATTTGAGTCGTCTCAAATTGGCGAATTTGAATCTATCTtgtataataaaacatttctttatgAAATACCCTGTAAAAAGCCTACGTTCACCTCTGAGTactgattttaatttttaaattttaaaaaaacctaTTAATGATGATGACTTCACTGTTTTGCAACAATGTATCCTCGGCAGACTCAAGTGAGTTGATCAAGTCATTAGGATGATCCTTAAGATCGCCGTATTGTTTGAGGAGAATACAAAAATGTACCATTTAAATATCAGTTAAATATCAGTTCTTGCATAGCTTCTTTCAATAAATATGAAATAGAATAGAGTTTCTTTGGGCCGCAATAGAACAAACGAGCAATCCACAGAACTCATATACTTCGTATTATATACAAGTCTAGAAAGTTATTGTATGACAAACATCGTCCAATAGCCAAACCAAagagaataatttaaaatccaatttattgatttaaacTGAACTGAAACTGATGCCTTCGATAGGAAATAGTTACAGCTATAGTCCATTTAAAATGAAACCCAAGAAAAAACGAATACTAATTACGGAGCAGGTATTAGTAATCGCTATGACAAACTTTGTCTTAATTTGCTGCTCGTTAGGGATAAAATATAGTACAACTTCGAACAATGCCCCATCCTATTAGTTTAACGAGGAACGCCCTCAAGAGTTTTAGTTCCACGATCAAGGACTTTTAAATCGACATCGAGTCAAGAGACGGTTCAGTTATAAATTCGGGCACACAACGATCAGGAGGTCACATTtcagttccacccggaattaGGAGTCCCACAATCACGGATAACGATGAAGCTGAACAAACTAAAACCTCGTTGGGATGCGTACAACCGGCGAGATTCGTTCTGGTTGCAGTTGGTGTGTTTGAAGTATTTGGGTCTTTGGCCACCGGAGGATTCGGATCCGGCCACTCGAACGCGGTACATTGCGTACGGTTGGGCTCTGAGGATCGTGTTTCTACACCTGTACGCACTAACGCAAGCATTGTACTTCAAGGACGTGAAGGATATCAATGTGAGAGTGGTGAAGATGTGTTACGATTTGCATCAGGGTTCACAGGCGTTGCTTTCTCCCACAGGACATTGCTAATGCTCTGTTTGTGCTGATGACACAAGTGACGCTGATCTACAAGCtggaaaagtttaattacAACATATCCCGCATTCAGGCATGCTTGCGCAAACTAAACTGCACGCTGTACCATCCGAAGCAGCCAGAAGAATACGGGTAAACGAGAtgaagaaatggaaatggacgAAGTTGGAACTGATTACATGCAATTCCTCGCATTAGGCCTGTACTCCGATCGATGAGTGGTGTATTTTGGCTGATGATCTTTCTCATGTTCGTGGCCATCTTTACCATCATCATGTGGGTGGTTTCGCCCGCTTTTGACAAAGAGCGTCGACTACCCGTTCCGGCCTGGTTCCCGGTGGATTATCATCGTTCGGACACCGTGTATGGAGTGTTGTTCCTCTATCAAACGATCGGGATTGTCATGAGTGCGACGTACAACTTCTCCACCGACACCATGTTTTCCGGCTTGATGTTGCACGTAAATGGACAAATTGTGCGTCTTGGCAGTATGGTGAAGAAGGTACACGAACTATGTGAGGTTAAACTTTGAAGGTTTAATTTTGAAGGTTGCTATATTTTAGATAGGCCATGAAGCACCTCCAGAACAACTGTTTCTTAAAGACCCGGCAACAACTGATGACGAATGGAAGGAGATGAGAAAGCGTATCAATTATCACTCGAGAGTGTACGGGCAGACGTATGCCGAGGTGACTGAGTGTGTACTATTTCACAAGGATATTCTATGGTAAGGACGCGTAGTATACCGAAGTATACCTTTCTGGATGGAATGGTTCACAAAACGGTTCCGTTAATGTGCACAAAAGCTTCAGCGATGAAGTGCAGAACATTTTCCGGGGATCCATTTTTGCACAGGTGTGCGCCTCGGTAATTATCATTTGCATGACGCTACTGCAAGCCACAGGGGACGATGTCACGATGGCCGATCTGCTTGGCTGTGCCTTCTATCTGCTGGTGATGACTTCGCAGGTGTTTATATTTTGCTATGTTGGAAACGAAATCTCCTACACGGTACGCAAACACGAATGCGAGCAGTTGTTGAAGATCGATTTAAAAATGTGCTCATTTTCACAGACGGATAAGTTTACGGAGTTTGTGGGTTTTTCCAACTACTTTCGGTTCGATAAGCTCACCAGTCAAGCTATCATTTTCTTCATGCAAATGTGAGGTCTATCAAACAGAACTCAACTACCATTGTTTGATTGATGTTATACTTTTCTTTGCAAGGACTCTCAAAGACGTTCATATTAAGGTGGGAAGTGTGCTGCAGGTAACATTGAATTTACACACCTTTTTACAGGTACGGCATTACATTTATGACAgggttgttcttttttaattggTTATTTACGTTtactaaattttaatttctatttccAGATTATGAAGCTTTCATACTCTTATCTCGCTGTATTACAAAGCATGGAATCGGAGTAAGGACAAAATGTTAAAACTTCAGAATACTCTCAGAGCATTATGAACAGTTtctagaataaaaaaagatttagaaaacaaataaaattattcacaaattttgcatttgtctaaaacaatttaatttctagGAATTAAACAATTATGTCAAGGAATTAAACAATTTGTAGTGCATGAAGTACGTTTTTCGACCTCATTCAAGATGGAGTATAAAATTTTGTGGTGCAGCATTTCAAATTGATAAACTTTGATctaaaatcaaataatttaattagtaATATAAATTTTACATTGCAAACACATCACAATATAGTTGACAGTAGCAGTCCGGTTAGTccgatggaaaaagttagacagctcttcatacaaaatttttagACAAATATACAGAAAAAGTACTGTTCAGAAATTCATGAGAGATGGGCTATAGCTGATAAGAATACTCTCACAACTTTCATGAACATCTCGCCTCAAACAATTTAGAAACAAATTCCACAACTcgttaaaataaacacaccaaTTATAGCTTCGAAATTCTATGAAAATTCTCCGCAAAACTTTGCCTTTATAAAAACCTTAATCTCAATAATAGAAAAATGTTCCTATTCTATGTGGTTAAGCTGTACGACCAATTCCAGGAATTATTAGAGGCATGTTTTTATGCTTAGAAATGTTATAaagaattttatatttattctcCCCCCGTATACGCAGTTAATCCACTTTACAAATGGAGGCCGATTTAATGGAATTTTCTATCCACTTCCTCAGAATTCCTCCGAAATCTAAGTCTCTTAAGGCCATTTCATCATTATTATCAACATCAGAAGAGAAAGTCAACAAAAGGAAATGCGATTTCGAACATAAATCTCATTTTAAAGGCAATTTTCAAATTGCTTCCTCGATGGAAAACATGGATGGCACGAAATGGATGATAAAAATGTAGGAATTTTATTCACCGAGTTATGTACTAAACGTAACAACCATGTGCAATGAAAAGAATTGCTTCACGTCATGTAATTCTGTTAAAAATCGACATAAAAATGGCCCTCTGGTTCGTCGTATGCTGCAGATCAACGATACTATCCCTTTGAAGTAGGTGCACCGTGCTTCAAGTGGTCCCACTACTGCCTGCGAGCTATCGTGCGCACTTCACATCGTCTAGACGTCATACTTGTCCATGAgaacagcaaaaccaaaaccaaaaaaaaaagcagaaggaTAAACTTACGTGTTCGATTTGACGGGCAGAAACATTTTCTTGTTGCACGCTACCAGCTTAGAGAGATGCTTGATGAGAAAGATTTTCACCTTCAAGGTGCATATTCGGCGCGGAGCCGCTACCGCCGTCGAGGTGGAAGGTGTCGGTGAGGGGGCCCTAGCTGAAGGCTGCTGTGCCGTCGAACAAGACCCTTCCGGTTGCCGTTGGGCAGCGTTCGAGCAGCTTCCGTGATCGTCGCCGGTTGCTAGTAGCGGCTGCTGAGTTCTGGAGTCGCCTGCTGCGATGCCCTGTTGGCTGGTGTCGTTGACGACGGTGGTGGTTATGATCTGCTGCGTAGCGGTGGCAGCAGTACTGATCGAAGCAAGCGATGCTAGCTGTGCGATGGCAAGCTTAGGCTGCTGCTGGCAGGCTGTCGACCGCTCGGTCGGGACCGCTGGAAGGCGCTCGGGGTGTTCTAACTCTACGCTCACTGTATCCGGCACGTCCGTCGAGGCAGGTCGCGAGCATCGGACTAACTTGGTGCAGCTGTGCAGGGAAGCTGTGGGTGAACCCGCCGCGGAAGCCGCTGAGGCGCAGGATCGATCCACTTTTACTGGCGTTACGCACAAGGGCGCGTTCGGTACGAAACTTCCACCGTGTCGAACGAGCCGTTGATGACGCGCCGGATAGCTGGACACGAGGCGCTACGAGATCTGGCCTCCGTCCCAACTATCCCACCCGCGGACACGGTCTTTCGACACTTCACTTCACACGCCACTGACGTCAACCGGGTGGCTAGCAGTGGGAACACACAAAACTTGCCGTATCCACCCGTATTCAACTACTTATGTTCGCATGCATTAGATGAGGAGCTGTATGGACGGGGaggaaacacaaacacacacacacacgaactcTACCGTTGAACACTAACCGTGATGACCGATTCTATTtcggaaagaaaagaaataaacaaaacagataataaaaatgaatcgCTACGGAGCCGTTTGGAGAGCAGCTTGATGTTCAGCAGCTAGGACATGTGAAGGAACGGACCAACAGGGAGATCGTGTGGATTGAATTGGTGGGAGGTGATGGAATTGTAGAATGATAAACTGGATGATTGCACGAGACGTAACATGTGTTCGATACGCTCATCCACAGCGAAACTACCGAGTGCTAACGCCGGCCGGCCGGGGAGACCGACGATAAAGatgataaattatgcaaactCATTTGGGACCATCGGAGAATACAATCGTGACCGTGTGCGAAAGTTTTGTCTGGGAAAAGGATCATGAAATGTACGTTCTATGTTGTACCTTTCatcctttatttttattttctttttggttgGTAATATTTGATATCATTAAACAGATAAAATATGATTACGAGAAGAAAGCGATACAAGCCCCAATGAATCGTTTTGGGAAACTTGTGGATTGCCTCCTAAATGCGAGTTAATTGCAATGGACATTGCGGATGTGTTATTGGACGTTTTAGTGAACATATTTGCACAGCAAAGTACGGGCGGCTCGGTGGTGTATTAGTAGCGacgtcggtcttcacacggcAGGTTCGATCCAAAttcccattcggaccaatccCACGTCTATGTGTGGTTTTCGTGATCTGGTCTAGGTCTGAGACAACGTAAATATGTCTAGtcagccagaaatggcaggtatGACCTCCTAGTTAAGTAAGTCATTAAATCAAGAAGAAATAGATTACGGATAAAAATCTAGTATGTAATTAATTAGTATTAAAAATTGTATGTTATATGACTATTTCTCTTACGATTAGACAATAATTGAACTTATTGGTACATGTTCGATGGAATAACGTAAACTGAGTTACGACAAACTCAAACcgattttaatacattttttccTGACCTCAATGCGTTCACGAGCCTTAGCATCTTAAAATGCCACTTTGAGGCTTCGTAGAAATACGCACTTTCGACCCGGCAAAATCTTACGACACTGAATGCgtgagcttgttttttttgcacgacCAAACGTAATCGGCGACCTAGTGAGGGCTCCACCAACCAATCATCACCCCAACACACCCACCGGAACAGCCGGAGCTtttcgcaaacaaaacaacgcccACAAATGGGATTACGTCTATTCAGTGCACTATTTGGGTTGCACTTTCCGGGTTCCATTCATTCGGCAATGGTCCGGCTGACACAATGGCCTACATACGGTAGCTGAGAACGTCTTGCATTGATTCATTGGGCCCACACGCCCATCCGCCCGAACGGACGAGCGTAGGACCGGTGTTTGGTGAGTGGCGTGTGAACTTCCTCCACAATAGCGTCCACTAAATGCTACGCTTGATTGCATTCGCGCACACTCCGGTACTGCACCGGATGTTGGGGGAGAAAGTTGCAATGTGACAGTCGGCGGCTGACATTCATTGATGAGGGTACCCGTCATTAACGTTCACGTTTGAAATGTGGAACTTGTTGCCACACCCAGGAATGCCTGTTGCTTTTCAATGGAGAGTAAGAGAATTTGTATAGGGGTACATCATTAAATAACTAAATATATTTGATACATCTGAAAATATTCatataaatgtttttaatttttacataaaatttgCTCTCAAGAAACTCAAGATATCCTCTGTTAAAAATGCACCACGACACACTAGTACTCAATCGTCCAGTGGCGCATCAACATCTGCCCCAGTGCTTGATTCATGGTTTGACCCTTCTCCGTCGTTCGCCACATTAAGAGACGAATTGGCCATTAAATCATCGAGACATTCGAAGTAAACACATCGACTACAGCAGCAGCTTTGTCCAAGATGGGTGCTTTCCTTGAGAAACAGAAACACCGACCTGGGAATTATCGTCTCCTTGATGTGGTACCCGTACTGGAAATCACACTCCAGTACAGCTTCGTTAAAGTCCGCATCGTAGTCGGCATTGATCAACATTTCGGGTGCGAAAAAATCGAAGAATGAATTCCCCGGCGTCACCGTCAGATTGTGATCCGGCTTCCAGTCGATGGTGCAGCCTTTGCAGTTGTAGATTTCGAACCCGTTAAACTTGGCCGGTGCATCCGGATTCGGAGCGCAGCGCAAAAAGTACTGCTTGGTGAGCACCTCGTTCGTGAAGTAATCGTTACTGGCGAAGTAAAACTCTAGCTCAAATCCGGCCTCCGGTTCGTTCACGAGGTGGACACGTACATCCTGCAGCTCTTTCAGCACCGGTTCATCCGTCGGCTGAATCATGTGTTCGAGAAAGCTGGCTTTCAGCACGGTCAACCAAAACTCCGGTATCCCTTTCGGTTGATCGGCCACATCGTTCGGGGCGGGATTCGATTCCAGCAGCTCGGGCACATCGTCCCCATTGATGATCCGAGCAACCTTTTCGTGACATTCATTAAACACCGACTGGTATTCGACCTCCATCGCGTGTGCCTTGTAGTGGAACTGCACCTCCCGGTCGACGATATCCAGCTGGATCTTGCGCAACGCGTACAGTTTGGCCTGAATGTTGGGCGGAAGCGGATTCGCCGTGGCCGTTTGCTCCAATTCAATCTCCTTGATGCGCTTCTCGATGATAGCTATTTGATGCAATAGGGAGGCTTCAGTTTTCCCCGCTGACGGTTCGCTCGTGGGCGATGGAACCGATGGGGAACTTGCCGCTGTTTCGTGCGTTACGTGATCGGCC
Protein-coding sequences here:
- the LOC128303151 gene encoding odorant receptor Or1, with amino-acid sequence MKLNKLKPRWDAYNRRDSFWLQLVCLKYLGLWPPEDSDPATRTRYIAYGWALRIVFLHLYALTQALYFKDVKDINDIANALFVLMTQVTLIYKLEKFNYNISRIQACLRKLNCTLYHPKQPEEYGPVLRSMSGVFWLMIFLMFVAIFTIIMWVVSPAFDKERRLPVPAWFPVDYHRSDTVYGVLFLYQTIGIVMSATYNFSTDTMFSGLMLHVNGQIVRLGSMVKKIGHEAPPEQLFLKDPATTDDEWKEMRKRINYHSRVYGQTYAEVTECVLFHKDILCFSDEVQNIFRGSIFAQVCASVIIICMTLLQATGDDVTMADLLGCAFYLLVMTSQVFIFCYVGNEISYTTDKFTEFVGFSNYFRFDKLTSQAIIFFMQMTLKDVHIKVGSVLQVTLNLHTFLQIMKLSYSYLAVLQSMESE
- the LOC128302242 gene encoding nucleosome assembly protein 1-like 1, with the protein product MADHVTHETAASSPSVPSPTSEPSAGKTEASLLHQIAIIEKRIKEIELEQTATANPLPPNIQAKLYALRKIQLDIVDREVQFHYKAHAMEVEYQSVFNECHEKVARIINGDDVPELLESNPAPNDVADQPKGIPEFWLTVLKASFLEHMIQPTDEPVLKELQDVRVHLVNEPEAGFELEFYFASNDYFTNEVLTKQYFLRCAPNPDAPAKFNGFEIYNCKGCTIDWKPDHNLTVTPGNSFFDFFAPEMLINADYDADFNEAVLECDFQYGYHIKETIIPRSVFLFLKESTHLGQSCCCSRCVYFECLDDLMANSSLNVANDGEGSNHESSTGADVDAPLDD